CTCCTTGGACAgtcccaagaatcccaccatgtgcccaCTGCATATGTGCAGTTGTAGGTTTTTTATTGGAATATCAGCAGGATTTAAAGTGACAAAGGCTGTGGATTTTCTTTCATAGCATAGAAATGATTGTTTGAGCTTTTCAGGTCAAATGTGAATTTTACTTTAGAATTCCTAGATGAAGTTAAAGTTCTTTTAGAAAGTCACTCCTTGGGTTCCTGTCAGGGAACTATTTGATGAAATTTTGTATCTTCCTGTTGTGCTTTTCCATGGACTGCAATAAGACCTTGCCATAGAACTCTCCATAGTAATCCCAGGCATGTCTCTGGAAACAGAACCTGCTGGTGAAAACACTAATGTGCTTTCTTTTTATGCTCAGAGTTTTAGGGTGGTTAAAGACACCGTATTTCCGTCACAAATCTACTTAAGGGAACTTAATGCTttgagagagcagctggaaaagttGGAAAGTGAATTTTCCAAGCTCCAAGAAACACTCCAGGTCAGTGGCAGTCCCGGTGGGGCAGGGTAACGTTTCTCTGTGTGGGTGTGTAAGGAACTGTGCTCAGTGCAGAAGATCTGAAATCTGAAGGGTTCTCACAGGGCATTCCTGCATTCAGTGTTGCTGAACTGCAGTCTCCTCACAGCCAGAGGGAACTGGTGTGCTGATGAGCCTCCTGAAAGGCTCTTGTGCCTGTACAGATCAACTTCAGCCAGAACCTTTGTTCTCTAAAATTCCATCTCCTTTTGCCAGTGGATTTAATGTCCTCTTGTTTATTTATGTCGTTTTTCAGGTGAACGGAACTGCAGCTTTGTCTCCAGAAAATCCTCTTTGCCAAAGGTGTCACAAACCAGTCCTGGGTGCTCCTGTACAGACACAGATGGACCTGCTGGcatcagtgcctgctcctcctcctccacctcctccacctcctcctcctcctccccctcctcctcccccaccaCCACTGCCCCCACCAAAACTGCCCCCAGCACCTCTCCTCCTCAAACGGGGCACTGGCTCCAAAGCACTTCTGGTAAGGACTCAGAAGGCTCCTCTGTTTTTTCCCTGGTGCCTGGGTTCTTTGGGCCTGGACCCATGGGgaatgtgtgtgtttgtgaacAGTCACACCTGGCAATCCTGattccccttccaacccccttTGTTTTCAGGCACCAGCAGTGAAGAAGGACGGGCCGATGCACATCACGCTCAAAGACCTCCTGAATGTCAAGCTGAAGAAGACAAACAGCAACCTGAGAATGGACAAGGTAggctggaggggacagggataACCAGGTGACAGTGCACTGAGGCAAACTCCACCCTGGAAATGGTGCCTTTCCTGCAGTGCTTGTCTTAGCCCACCATAGAATTTTTTCAGTGAATTAGTTCTTCTCTTCCAAAGTTTCAAGTGACCATTCTAATTCTGCACCTGGGCATTTGAAGGGAAGAGATGAAAAGACCAACTCCAACCTCTGGCACGCAGGACAGTTCTGATTTTACATTAAGGCCATGGAGCTTTGCTGTAGATTTATGTCTGTTATCAGTaggttttgggctttttttgccCAGCCAAAATATTGTTTGCAGAAgtgtttgggggggttttgtttttaatagatCTGTTTTTATCCAAGGCACGTTCAAATCTTAATAATtcaaaaaaagcataaaagccATAAACCACAGAAGTCTTTCAGAGTATAAGTATTGAATAGATTTGAAGTTAGTTTTATTTGTGGTGACATTTCTTTCCTTGCTTTAGGCAGAATCACCAGGGAAGCCACGCAGGGCATTAATTACAGTCTCAGATCTACAGAGTATTAGTTTGAGACCTAAATCCAAGCCATCAGCTCACGTCACAAATTCCTTAATGTAAgatcctttcttcctttctttgata
This is a stretch of genomic DNA from Pseudopipra pipra isolate bDixPip1 chromosome 21, bDixPip1.hap1, whole genome shotgun sequence. It encodes these proteins:
- the PRR11 gene encoding proline-rich protein 11 isoform X1 — its product is MAKRKRCRQKRRARGRFHLKQKRDAAKPQGSVCPSPGSPVDLPLNPTPVPGCSLWPSALPSIKDVVKPLESAAKNVIKPLESAAKNVIKPLESAASFLYWWGQNKIAQSFRVVKDTVFPSQIYLRELNALREQLEKLESEFSKLQETLQVNGTAALSPENPLCQRCHKPVLGAPVQTQMDLLASVPAPPPPPPPPPPPPPPPPPPPPLPPPKLPPAPLLLKRGTGSKALLAPAVKKDGPMHITLKDLLNVKLKKTNSNLRMDKAESPGKPRRALITVSDLQSISLRPKSKPSAHVTNSLITPPKNQIDLRKHLKKVNIQRSPGGTPLNSKENIECGSGLTPIMTQALRRKFQMAHPKSPSPARLSAANSFDEK
- the PRR11 gene encoding proline-rich protein 11 isoform X2 produces the protein MAKRKRCRQKRRARGRFHLKQKRDAAKPQGSVCPSPGSPVDLPLNPTPVPGCSLWPSALPSIKDVVKPLESAAKNVIKPLESAASFLYWWGQNKIAQSFRVVKDTVFPSQIYLRELNALREQLEKLESEFSKLQETLQVNGTAALSPENPLCQRCHKPVLGAPVQTQMDLLASVPAPPPPPPPPPPPPPPPPPPPPLPPPKLPPAPLLLKRGTGSKALLAPAVKKDGPMHITLKDLLNVKLKKTNSNLRMDKAESPGKPRRALITVSDLQSISLRPKSKPSAHVTNSLITPPKNQIDLRKHLKKVNIQRSPGGTPLNSKENIECGSGLTPIMTQALRRKFQMAHPKSPSPARLSAANSFDEK